Proteins co-encoded in one Arachis hypogaea cultivar Tifrunner chromosome 13, arahy.Tifrunner.gnm2.J5K5, whole genome shotgun sequence genomic window:
- the LOC112732388 gene encoding mRNA-decapping enzyme-like protein → MSQSQSKKLMPNLDRQSTKVLNLTVLQRFNPFIAEILFTAAHVSFYEFNIETNQWSRKDVEGSLFVVKRNVQPQFQFIVMNRQNTDLSPLSPDWQAKLIFNSHQIVVPNFHFHCSRRNRKPNNHQSSTLLQRGKGFRTVECVTAHSGSPERCNTSKIQHNLKSISS, encoded by the exons ATGTCGCAGAGTCAGAGTAAGAAACTGATGCCGAATCTGGATAGGCAGAGCACCAAGGTGCTGAATCTCACCGTCCTCCAGCGCTTCAATCCCTTCATCGCCGAGATTCTTTTCACCGCCGCTCATGTCTCTTTCTACGAATTCAACATTGAAACTAATCAGTGG agTCGTAAGGACGTCGAAGGATCTCTATTTGTTGTCAAGAG GAATGTGCAGCCTCAGTTTCAGTTCATTGTCATGAATCGACAAAATACAG ATCTTTCACCTCTGTCACCGGACTGGCAAGCAAAGCTAATATTCAACTCTCATCAGATAG TTGTTccaaatttccattttcattgtaGTCGCAGAAACAGAAAACCAAACAATCATCAATCTTCAACCCTTTTGCAG AGAGGAAAAGGGTTTAGGACTGTGGAGTGTGTCACTGCTCATTCTGGCTCTCCTGAACGATGTAATACCTCTAAAATACAGCACAATTTGAAGTCAATTTCAAGTTAA
- the LOC112732389 gene encoding DNA-directed RNA polymerases II, IV and V subunit 12 → MDPQVEPVSYFCGDCGMENKLKPGDVIQCYECGYHMLYKKRTRRIVQYEARRKNQAKLDSVLACSFVSYFRTC, encoded by the exons atggaTCCTCAGGTTGAGCCAGTGAGCTACTTTTGCGGTGATTGTGGGATGGAGAACAAACTTAAACCCGGTGACGTCATCCAGTGCTATGAGTGCGGTTATCACATGCTTTACAAGAAGCGCACCCGTCGTA TTGTGCAGTATGAGGCACGCCGAAAGAACCAAGCAAAACTGGACTCTGTGTTGGCTTGCTCATTTGTTTCATACTTTCGCACTTGTTGA